The window AAGCGCCCGAGAGTCTTGATGCTCTGTTCTGTCAGCGGCCCTTGATATTGGGAGCGGTTGATGGAATAGAAGAATCCCTGCGCCTCTCGCGTGTAGCTCCAGTTCATCGGCGGATTCGTGGACGATGCCAGCGGCATGTACACATAGGAAAGAAGTCCCGCGATTACCGCAAAGGGAAGAAATGCGATCAACTTGACCCGGATGCGCAGTCGTCGCTTCCAGAGCAGAAATGCTCCTCCGATTGCAACGCAATAGGCGAGGCGGATGGCGGTTTTAAGGACCAGGACATCGCCTGAAAGGATGGCAAAGCCCAGATAAACAAGGAGCGCCGTGACCATGGCAGCGAGCAGCCAGTCCCAAAATGCACGGCGGCGCAGGAGGAGGATGAGGAGAAAAGGCAGCGGGGAAAGGACGAGCGTGAGATGGTGATTGCCAAATGAGAGAGCCAGGACAAAGAAGGCTCCGATCATGAGGCTGTCCCGTTGCGGGCCATGCACCCACCGGTAGAGCAGCAGGAGAAAGATCGCCGTCATCAGGGCATGCAGGCCGTAGACCTCCGCGATGACTGCCTGCGACCAAACCGAGAAGCTGAAGGCAAGAGTCAGGGCGAAAGAGCCGGATATGACGATGTTGGCCCAGCGTTGACCGGCTTCCCCGAAAAAGCCCATCCATCGCAGGATGTTGTTGCTCATCATGGCGGCGATGCCGACAGCTCCCGCCGTGCAAACTCCGCTCCACACAGCGACCTCCCAGGCCATGTTGCCGAGTGGCAGAAGTTGGAAGAGCCAGGAGGTGAATGTCCACAGCGGATATCCGGTCGGATGCGGCACGCCGAAATGCCCTGCGGCGACGAGAAACTCCCCTGAGTCGAGCAAGGTGACATTGGGGGCTGCGGTGTAACCATATACCGCCAGGGAGACGAGGAATGCTCCCAATCCACAGAGCCAGTCGGCGCGGGAGAAAATTCGACGCTTATTCATGATTCGATTCCTTGGGAGTCTGGGCTGGATTCTTCGTCGCGAGGCCCAGTTGGAGGGTGCGCAGAGCTGCCTCGATCGCGATGCCGATGGTCATCTTGGTCTCTCCATCGCGGCGCTCGGTGAACACGATCGGGACCTCGACGAGCCTCGCTCCTGCCTGCCAGAGGAAATAGTGGAGTTCGACCTGGAAGCCATAGCCCTCGGTCTTGAATTTCTTCCAATCCAGCGGACGAAGCACAGAGGTGCGAATCGCCTTGAAGCCGCTGGTCGCATCGGTCAGCGGGAGTCCGGTGACTGCGCGGACATAGCGCGATGCCGTCGTGCTCAGGAGCAGTCGATGCTCCGGCCAGTTCATGACGCGCACACCGTGGAGATATCGGGAGCCGATCGCGACATCTGCTCCCCCATCGAGAGCGTCGATCAGGTGAGGCACATCTGCCGGATCGTGAGAAAGATCGGCGTCCATCTCGAGGCAAGCCTCGTAGCCATGCTCTATACCCCAGCTAAAGCCATCGCGATATGCGCTGCCCAGCCCGAGCTTGCCTGATCGAGCGAGGAGATGGATGCGCTGGCCAAATAGTTCGTGCTTCTTTACCCAGTCGCCAGTGCCGTCGGGAGAGTTGTCATCGACGATGAGGACATCCACTCTCGAGTCTGCCGACAGCACCTTGGCCAGCGTGACGGGGAGGCTTCGGATTTCGTTGTAGGTCGGGATGATCACGACTGCCCGACGGATGGGAACCCGCTCTGCCGGACCCGCGTTGGGCGAGGTTATCCCAGTCGGTCTATCCGATATCAGAAGCGATTTGAAGCCGGGTGCGGGAGATTTTGGTAAAAGTCCGATGGCGACAACACCCAACCACCCGAGCCATCCCAGAGCACTGAGTGCCAGGCTTGCGCCGTACCACCAGGGAGGCGCAAACCGAAACTCCACGCTTTTGGCGCCCGGAGGCACGTAGAGCCCGAGAAGAGCGCCATCGACCTCGTCCGTCCCTGCCGTGCGGCCGTCGATGGTTGCCCGCCAGTCCGGATGAAAGGCGAGAGGTAATACAAGCCAGCCCGGGGAGGGAACCGTGGGCAGCGAGATCGTACGGTATCCGAACCGGGTTTCCGGGGAAACCGGCGAGAGGCTGGGCATCGAAGGATTGGACCTTTCATTCAAGACGTAACCATCATTTTCCAGTCGACCGATCCTGCCAGGGATCGGCTCATCCTGGGGCAGGACGGCGATCGATTCCACCTTGGCGAGCCGCAGGGAGGCCTGGGCAAACTCGGCCATCTTGACGTCGCCATCGACGTATTCGTGCGCCATGAAGGCGGGGAAGAGCGCGGCCGGATTTTCCAACACGAGAAAATGCTCGTTTTCAAATGCGGTCGGGAGCATCCGGGAGAACTTCGCCTGCGTTTCCGTATCGAGATCAGGGTCCTTTTTGTCGATCAGGACGTAAGCGATGCCGCCGATCTTGAGATAGGCTTGCAGGTAATCGGGAGAGATCCATGCGACGGACTGCAGGTAGCTCATTCCGCGCTGCATGAGATAGGCGTTGAAGGCCTCATTGTTAAGCCCTCGACCGGAAAGATGGGGCGTCAGCAGATAGAAATATCGGCCCGACATGGGATAGACCCATCCCGCCTTCGGGGCTTTTTTCAGGAATTCCTGCGTAGCCAGAAAGTCTGTGAACGTCTGGCGATCCAGCGGACTCTGGAAGAATGGCTTGAAGTAGGCCGAGGTGTCGGCAACTGCCAGGACAAGAGCTGCGGCGCCCACCGCCCATTTGGGAAAGCGGGAAGGCAGGATCAGGTAAAGCAGATATCCCGCGGTGCCGGTCGCTCCCGCGAGAAAGAAAATCCCGATGATCTGGGAGAAATCATGAGGAGCTCTGAGGTCGGCGTAAAAGGGAAGCCAGCCGATCAGGCGGAATCCCGGCACGAGGAGATAGATCGCGCAAAAGACCGCTCCGATGCCTGCGCGCCCGGCAAGGCTCCTGGGCAGGAGGGAAAAGATAATCCAGGGTTGGATGAGAAAGAGCACCCATGAAATGGGCACCGCCACATCGTTGGCCGTGACGGCGAGTTTCAGGAATTCCAACTGGCCAGTGAGAATCGAGAACGGCCCGAAGGACAGCCAGTGCAGAAAGAGAAACAGGGCGATGCAGAGCCGGCAGGCCTTTCCTGCCACGCTGTCGTAGAGCGCTGCAGGCTTGAGCAGAAGGACGGCTCCCAGAATGATTGCGGGAACGAGCCCGAGATAGTTGCCGCCCTGCGCCGTCGTCGGAGCGAAGACTGCTTTCATGCCGGAGGAGAGCAGCCCATCCCGGTCCAGCCACAGCAGGTTCGATTTCAGGGAAAAGGCACGCAGCCAGCCCTGGAAAGGGGCGATTTCAAAAAGCGTGACAAAGCGCATTTCCCGTACGGCCGGCAGGTTGGGCAGCACGCCGAGGAGGGAGATGACGATGATTGCCAGCAACCACGGCGCGGCCGCGACATGCCACGTGCGCTGCTTCCAGAGAATCACTATGGCGAGGTAGAAAAACAGGGCGGGAGCGAGGAGCGCTGCGGCCTTTCCATACGTGAGGAGGAGGAGGGAAAGAGCCCCGCTGAATAGCAGGGCATTTAGGAAGGTGGAGCGCTCCGCCATCGCTGTGGCGCTCCACATGACAAAAGGAATGACAGCAAAAGCCGCGACAAACACCATATGCTCCACCCCACCGAGGCGGACATAGATCGATGCGGTGAGGAGGAATGCAAAGGAGGCTATCGTTCCGGACAGAGGATTGCCGGTGAGGCGACGAATCCAGCCGCAGACGCCGAACATCGCAATGAGCAGGCAGAGCATCCCGCCCACCTTTGGTCCAGCAAAGATGCCACCGATGGCCGACGCGGCCAATAGCCACAGGCTCGTCACTGTATGGCTGATCAACGGCGCAAGCGAACTGCCTTGCAGAAAATTCGATGTCCACCAGGCCGGTCCGCTCCCGCTGTTCCAGCCGTCCTTGATGTCAATAGCGCGGGCGACGTTTGCCAGCATCTCCTGGTTGGAAGGAGGTTGCGCTATCCAGAATGCTCCCAGGATACTTAAGAGAACGACCGGAAAAAGCCATTTCAGCCAGCCACGCTTCATAAGGAACTCCTGCTATCGTTGGAAAGGATCGTGCTAGACATGCGAAGGGGAACCGGGCTTGGGACGGAGTGCCACCATGATCATGACGAACACCGCCAGCATGTAGTAGTAGTTGCAAAACGCCTGTTTGCCGAAGAGGAACATCACAGAGTGAATTGCGACCAGGGTAAATGCCCAGTCCCAAAGTGTGCAGGAGCGCTTCACCAGAAGATAGAGGGCGCCTGCACTGAGAATGGCGATGTAGATCGCGAGCAGCAGAAGTCCAGGCAGCCAGAAACCGAGTGTTCTTTTGCAAAGTGCGACGATCGACAAGGCATCGTCCCGGAATGGCATTCCGATGAGAAGGTCGATCGTGCTGGTGTGGAAGCCTTTGATATCCCAGAGGAGGAATGGGCCGAAAATGAGTGCGCATGTGAGGGCCATCACCCCGGCGCCTTGCAGGGCTTTTCTCCACCCGACTGAACGAAGGATGTAGATCAATGAGGGTACGGCCACGAGGAAGCCGTATTGTTTTGTTGTGACGATCACTCCGAGCACGGCGCAGGCGAGCAGCCAGCGCTGTTTGATCAAGAGGACGGCAGTGAGCACTGTCAGGGCGGCGGGAATGGTGTCCACCCAGGCTTGTTCCAGCATGAAAAGCCCGACAGGGAAGCTGAGAAAGAGCAGAGCGCCTTGCTGGCTTTCCGTGACATTGCGACCCGCTGTGCGGTTGAGCCAGTAAAAGCAGACAGCAGCGAGCGCGGTGCAGATCACCGTCGCGTATCGGATGTCACCCAGCAGCCATGTCGGGATGGTAAAGAGAAGCAAACCCGGCCAGTAGGTGAAGCGGGGCACGTAGTCGTAGGCTCCAGAGTACATATCCGGAAACTCGATCGAGTACGGGTTCTGCCCGGTGAAAAGATATCCGACAGCGTCCCGGTCGATCATGAAGACATCGATCTGAGGATCTGGCGATGCCATGAGGGTGAGAAACTGCGTGTAAAACAGCAGAATGATCACGGCCACGAATGCCCAGTACCGACGCCGCTCCGAGAGCGCCAGGCCGACGGCATACACGATCAGCGCGATAAGCAGGGTGAGCTTGATCGCGAAATAACTGGCGACCATGGGCATCGCGACCGGCACATACATGATCCTGGGTTGGATGATGGCGAGACCGATAAAAAGCAACGTCGCTCCCGAGATGACCTTGGGCACACTCTCTTCCCGATATTTTGCGAGCCGGTAGCTGAAGAAAAAGAGGATCGTCGCCAGAGCCAGCACGACGATCGCGCCCCAATGGTACATGCCGCGCGAAACCCACAGCACGATACCTAATGCAAGCGTGTAAAAGACGGGAATCATCCCTCCGGTCTAGAAATTAAGCGCCTTGCGATCCTTGTCCGACATGCGATCGATGAAAAGCACGCCCTGCAGGTGGTCATACTCGTGCTGGACCGCGCGAGCGAGGAGTCCATCAGCTTCAAAGTTCAGGGCCTGACCCTCGGCATCGATGGCCTTGACCTTGACCCGAGGCGGGCGATCGATGTCGGCGCGTATGCCGGGAAAGCTGAGGCAGCCCTCGACTCCAGCCTTGGGTTTGCCGATGAGTTCCAGCTCGGGATTGATAAGGACCATGGGCATGTACTCTTCCAGAGCGACCTTTTTGCCATCCACCCACATGGTACTCGGGCGGTCCTTGATGCCGTCGACATCGATGACGCAAAGCTGGAGGGGGCGGCCGACCTGCTGGGCCGCGAGTCCCACGCCATCGGCCTCATACATCGTTTCGAGCATGTCGGAGATCAGTTGCAGAAGATCGCGGTCGATCTTTTCGATATTGCGTCCTTTGGCTCGCAGGGCGGGATGCCCATATTCGACTATCTCGAGGATCATGGTCAGGGAGTGTTTGGCGGTTGGGTGAATGCCGGGATATTGCTGATGCCCGCCTCTTTGAGGGCATCGAGGACCTGCACGACCACGCCGAATGGCGCTTCACGATCGGCCTTCATTGCTATGGATCGCTCCGGATGTTGTTGCCGGGCTTGCTTGAGCGTGTCGGCAAGTGAGGCGAGAGCAACAGGCTTGCCGTCCAGCGTGATGGCATCGGCATTTTTGACTTCCAGGAGGACGGGGGCGTTTTTCTCGGCTGGTCCGGCTTCGGCCGTCTTTGAGTCAGGGAGATTGATCTTCATCGTCGGCTGGTTCTTTTGGAACGTCGTCGTGACGATGAAAAAGATGAGCAGGATGGCCAGGATGTCGATCAGCGAGACAATGATGACCGAGGGCGCCTTTTTCTTTCGGGTATAGAACCGCATGGACCGGTCTCCTGGTTTATGCGCCGTGCTGGGGATAGCACTTGGCGATGAGATCGGAAACCATCGACTCCATCTCCACGCTCATAACCTCGATACGGCGTTGAAAGTGATTATAGGTAACCAGGCAGGGAACCGCCACTCCGAGGCCCGCGATCGTGGTGTTCAGCGCTTCAGCAATTCCCCGTGCGACCAGCACGGGATCGGACCCGATGGAGGCAAAGATGCCTACCAGACCGGAGAGAGTACCGAGCAAGCCGAGCAGCGGAGCGATGCCGGTGGCGATCTCCAGGACGACGAGACCGGCTTCCAGCCGCGCCACCTCGTGGCGGGCTCGAGTCTGGACGGCTTCGATCGTCTCGCCGCGCGGCCAGGAGAGGTGGCTGATCACGGTATTTACGATACGACCGAGAGCGGAGGGGTTCTGTTTGATGAGCTTTTGCAGCGGCTCAAGGCTGTCGCCCGGTTGCAGGCGCTCAATTTCTGCGCTGATTGACGGGGGAAGAACCGCGTTTCGGCGAATGGCAGTACCTCTCAGGATCATTACCGTGACAGAGATCACGGATAGGATCAGCAGGAGGAGCATGAAGAAGCCTCCCTTGATGAAGAAATCCAGGGCTCCTTGAATGATCGAGGCGAGCGGGAGTAGTTCCATGGTCAATTACCGAGAATAGTAAACGAGTATTCGA of the Terrimicrobium sacchariphilum genome contains:
- a CDS encoding ExbD/TolR family protein, producing MRFYTRKKKAPSVIIVSLIDILAILLIFFIVTTTFQKNQPTMKINLPDSKTAEAGPAEKNAPVLLEVKNADAITLDGKPVALASLADTLKQARQQHPERSIAMKADREAPFGVVVQVLDALKEAGISNIPAFTQPPNTP
- a CDS encoding MotA/TolQ/ExbB proton channel family protein, which produces MELLPLASIIQGALDFFIKGGFFMLLLLILSVISVTVMILRGTAIRRNAVLPPSISAEIERLQPGDSLEPLQKLIKQNPSALGRIVNTVISHLSWPRGETIEAVQTRARHEVARLEAGLVVLEIATGIAPLLGLLGTLSGLVGIFASIGSDPVLVARGIAEALNTTIAGLGVAVPCLVTYNHFQRRIEVMSVEMESMVSDLIAKCYPQHGA
- the def gene encoding peptide deformylase codes for the protein MILEIVEYGHPALRAKGRNIEKIDRDLLQLISDMLETMYEADGVGLAAQQVGRPLQLCVIDVDGIKDRPSTMWVDGKKVALEEYMPMVLINPELELIGKPKAGVEGCLSFPGIRADIDRPPRVKVKAIDAEGQALNFEADGLLARAVQHEYDHLQGVLFIDRMSDKDRKALNF
- a CDS encoding polyprenol monophosphomannose synthase; this translates as MKRGWLKWLFPVVLLSILGAFWIAQPPSNQEMLANVARAIDIKDGWNSGSGPAWWTSNFLQGSSLAPLISHTVTSLWLLAASAIGGIFAGPKVGGMLCLLIAMFGVCGWIRRLTGNPLSGTIASFAFLLTASIYVRLGGVEHMVFVAAFAVIPFVMWSATAMAERSTFLNALLFSGALSLLLLTYGKAAALLAPALFFYLAIVILWKQRTWHVAAAPWLLAIIVISLLGVLPNLPAVREMRFVTLFEIAPFQGWLRAFSLKSNLLWLDRDGLLSSGMKAVFAPTTAQGGNYLGLVPAIILGAVLLLKPAALYDSVAGKACRLCIALFLFLHWLSFGPFSILTGQLEFLKLAVTANDVAVPISWVLFLIQPWIIFSLLPRSLAGRAGIGAVFCAIYLLVPGFRLIGWLPFYADLRAPHDFSQIIGIFFLAGATGTAGYLLYLILPSRFPKWAVGAAALVLAVADTSAYFKPFFQSPLDRQTFTDFLATQEFLKKAPKAGWVYPMSGRYFYLLTPHLSGRGLNNEAFNAYLMQRGMSYLQSVAWISPDYLQAYLKIGGIAYVLIDKKDPDLDTETQAKFSRMLPTAFENEHFLVLENPAALFPAFMAHEYVDGDVKMAEFAQASLRLAKVESIAVLPQDEPIPGRIGRLENDGYVLNERSNPSMPSLSPVSPETRFGYRTISLPTVPSPGWLVLPLAFHPDWRATIDGRTAGTDEVDGALLGLYVPPGAKSVEFRFAPPWWYGASLALSALGWLGWLGVVAIGLLPKSPAPGFKSLLISDRPTGITSPNAGPAERVPIRRAVVIIPTYNEIRSLPVTLAKVLSADSRVDVLIVDDNSPDGTGDWVKKHELFGQRIHLLARSGKLGLGSAYRDGFSWGIEHGYEACLEMDADLSHDPADVPHLIDALDGGADVAIGSRYLHGVRVMNWPEHRLLLSTTASRYVRAVTGLPLTDATSGFKAIRTSVLRPLDWKKFKTEGYGFQVELHYFLWQAGARLVEVPIVFTERRDGETKMTIGIAIEAALRTLQLGLATKNPAQTPKESNHE